Proteins from a single region of Ziziphus jujuba cultivar Dongzao chromosome 1, ASM3175591v1:
- the LOC107410557 gene encoding dof zinc finger protein DOF1.5 — translation MAEGRINGQDVAGIKLFGATITLQNRSQVKDEANDKTHQTVEKRPEKIIPCPRCKSMETKFCYFNNYNVNQPRHFCKGCQRYWTAGGALRNVPVGAGRRKTKPPCRGLAGLPEGCLYDASEVVHQFDLDGVMEEWHLAASQGSFQQVFPVVKRRRSGSGGQTCS, via the coding sequence ATGGCTGAGGGCCGAATTAACGGCCAAGATGTGGCTGGAATTAAGCTATTCGGAGCAACCATCACATTGCAAAACAGATCACAAGTGAAGGATGAAGCCAACGATAAAACCCATCAAACAGTAGAAAAGAGACCGGAGAAGATCATACCATGCCCCAGATGCAAGAGCATGGAAACCAAGTTTTGTTACTTCAATAACTACAACGTTAACCAACCTAGACACTTCTGCAAAGGTTGCCAAAGGTACTGGACGGCCGGTGGGGCCCTCCGGAACGTCCCGGTTGGTGCCGGCCGGAGAAAAACCAAACCTCCTTGTCGCGGTTTGGCCGGCTTACCGGAAGGTTGTCTGTACGATGCTTCTGAGGTTGTTCACCAGTTTGACTTGGATGGGGTTATGGAAGAGTGGCACCTGGCAGCGTCGCAAGGCAGTTTCCAACAAGTTTTTCCGGTGGTGAAGCGGCGAAGGAGCGGCTCAGGTGGTCAAACATGCTCTTGA
- the LOC112489392 gene encoding protein AGENET DOMAIN (AGD)-CONTAINING P1, translating to MANRVRPVVEICKKEEGSQEIYYQLGSILDAISNGNSNGQQYCKVEYRVRNADNTTSMVTEVVAASDIRPQPEPPATAEFSVSQKVNVYKNGGWRVGNVTAKVDQLNYIVRFLGSGNEEMFLRHSLRLHQDWVNGNWI from the coding sequence ATGGCGAATCGCGTTAGACCAGTGGTGGAAATATGCAAGAAAGAAGAGGGTTCGCAGGAGATTTACTACCAGCTGGGAAGCATTTTGGATGCCATTAGTAATGGAAACAGTAACGGCCAGCAATATTGCAAAGTTGAATACCGAGTGAGGAACGCGGATAACACCACGAGCATGGTGACCGAAGTGGTGGCCGCGAGTGACATCAGACCCCAGCCGGAGCCTCCGGCAACGGCAGAGTTCTCTGTCTCACAGAAGGTTAATGTGTATAAGAATGGTGGTTGGAGGGTCGGAAATGTTACTGCCAAAGTCGATCAGCTTAACTACATTGTTCGCTTCCTTGGCTCTGGCAACGAAGAAATGTTTCTTCGTCACTCGCTCAGGCTTCATCAAGATTGGGTCAATGGAAATTGGATCTGA
- the LOC107411359 gene encoding LOW QUALITY PROTEIN: 14-3-3-like protein D (The sequence of the model RefSeq protein was modified relative to this genomic sequence to represent the inferred CDS: deleted 1 base in 1 codon), with product MASTKERENFVYIAKLAEQAERYDEMVDAMKKVAKLDVELTIEERNLLSVGYKNVIGSRRASWRILSSIEQKEEAKGNEQNVKRIKEYRNKVESELSSICSDIMSVIDEHLIPSCSAGESTVFFYKMKGDYYRYLAEFKSGEERKEAADQSMKAYETASSTAEAELPPTHPIRLGLALNFSVFYYEILNSPERACHLAKQAFDEAISELDTLSEESYKDSTLIMQLLRDNLTLWTSDIPEDGAEDAQKIDSSARAGVAEDAE from the exons AAATGGTGGATGCGATGAAGAAGGTAGCGAAGCTGGACGTAGAACTGACAATTGAGGAGCGAAATCTACTATCGGTTGGGTACAAGAATGTGATCGGCTCTAGGAGGGCTTCGTGGAGAATACTGTCTTCGATCGAGCAGAAGGAAGAAGCTAAAGGGAACGAACAGAATGTGAAACGCATCAAGGAGTACCGGAACAAGGTTGAATCCGAGCTTTCCAGTATTTGCAGCGACATTATGAGCGTCATCGATGAGCATCTCATTCCTTCGTGCTCCGCCGGAGAATCAACCGTCTTCTTCTACAAAAT GAAAGGAGATTATTATCGGTACTTGGCTGAGTTTAAGAGTggtgaagaaaggaaagaggcTGCCGATCAGTCAATGAAAGCCTACGAG ACAGCTTCTAGTACAGCAGAGGCTGAATTACCTCCTACCCATCCCATCAGACTTGGCTTGGCCCTGAACTTCTCTGTATTTTATTATGAAATCCTGAACTCGCCTGAAAG GGCCTGTCATCTTGCAAAGCAAGCTTTTGATGAAGCAATCTCAGAGTTGGATACT TTGAGTGAGGAATCTTACAAAGACAGCACATTGATCATGCAGCTTTTGAGGGACAACCTCACATTGTGGACCTCGGACATTCCAGAGGATGGGG CAGAAGATGCACAGAAGATTGACAGCTCTGCTAGAGCTGGAGTGGCTGAAGACGCTGAG TGA
- the LOC107411042 gene encoding olee1-like protein → MEKSVIVLASTLCFLSLLGSAFCETKLFVEGKIYCDTCRTQFVTRVSEYIKGAKVRLECREREGGSITYSKEAETDEKGGYRIAVEGEHEEEICEIVLVKSPNPDCAEIHREANHDMNARVSLTSHNGISTPVREANPLGFLKKERLPICTEVLRELGITSEGIV, encoded by the exons atggaaaagtctGTCATCGTCTTAGCTTCTACCCTTTGCTTCTTGTCCCTCCTCGGTTCTGCATTCTGCGAGACCAAGCTTTTTGTGGAAGGCAAGATTTACTGCGACACATGCCGTACACAGTTCGTTACCAGGGTCAGCGAGTACATAAAAG GGGCAAAGGTTCGGTTGGAGTGCAGAGAGCGTGAAGGAGGTAGCATAACATATTCCAAGGAGGCGGAGACAGATGAGAAAGGAGGCTACAGAATCGCCGTTGAAGGAGAGCACGAGGAGGAGATCTGCGAGATCGTGCTGGTTAAGAGTCCGAACCCGGATTGCGCAGAGATCCACAGGGAGGCTAACCATGACATGAACGCGAGGGTCAGTCTGACCAGCCACAATGGCATTTCCACACCAGTTCGCGAGGCCAACCCGCTTGGTTTCCTCAAGAAAGAACGTCTTCCTATTTGCACTGAGGTACTCAGAGAGTTGGGAATCACCTCCGAAGGGATTGTATAA